One window of Anaerolineales bacterium genomic DNA carries:
- a CDS encoding MarR family transcriptional regulator translates to MPTHYSGTRAEMRTLDTFIKLTRCTNSLLARLAERNSIGDLTYSQFAVLESLYHLGHMTQGEISSKVLKSGSNMTTVIDNLERDGLVRRERDEKDRRVIHVHLTEAGTSKIEAVLPGHVAVLVDEFSILTVKELETLGELCKKLGKGRASE, encoded by the coding sequence ATGCCCACCCATTATTCTGGAACCCGCGCAGAAATGCGCACCCTCGACACGTTCATAAAACTGACCCGTTGTACCAATTCCCTGCTGGCGCGGTTGGCAGAACGTAATTCGATCGGGGACCTGACCTATTCGCAGTTCGCAGTCTTGGAGTCGCTGTATCACCTGGGGCATATGACCCAGGGCGAGATCAGCAGCAAGGTATTGAAAAGCGGCAGCAATATGACCACCGTCATCGATAATCTCGAACGCGATGGCTTGGTCCGCAGGGAACGCGATGAAAAAGACCGCAGGGTGATCCATGTTCATTTGACAGAGGCAGGCACGAGTAAGATCGAGGCGGTGCTTCCCGGTCATGTGGCGGTATTGGTGGACGAGTTCAGCATCCTGACGGTGAAGGAACTGGAGACATTGGGTGAACTGTGCAAGAAGTTAGGTAAAGGAAGGGCGTCTGAATGA
- a CDS encoding DUF2277 domain-containing protein — MCRSIKPLRNMDHPVTEQEIYEAALQYVRKVSGYRKPSKVNEEAFNKAIEEVAASTRKMLGLLTTKTLQEKS, encoded by the coding sequence ATGTGCCGAAGTATCAAACCCCTTAGAAATATGGATCACCCCGTCACCGAGCAGGAGATCTACGAAGCCGCTTTGCAATATGTGAGAAAAGTCAGCGGGTATCGCAAACCGTCCAAAGTAAATGAAGAGGCGTTCAACAAAGCCATCGAAGAAGTCGCCGCATCCACGCGCAAAATGTTGGGGTTATTGACAACGAAGACCCTTCAAGAAAAATCATGA
- a CDS encoding DUF998 domain-containing protein, with product MKRVILLGPILFASVLTILTLVNYEFLLSLGWHPINDPTFDWPSGLALGRFGWIMTLTFIATGFIMTLFARRLFLDLKPGIASKLGATLMAFAGLFLAALAFTTDPTIRDYPATWHGRLHDLSFVLLGLSLFPAMIVLGFAFRADERWKNLSLYTWGTLALAGPAFFIKGAAFYLFLLAILVWNEIAAIRLNSQS from the coding sequence ATGAAGCGGGTCATCCTTCTTGGTCCGATTCTGTTCGCAAGCGTCCTCACCATTCTCACCCTCGTCAATTACGAATTCCTCCTCAGCCTCGGCTGGCATCCCATAAACGATCCCACATTCGACTGGCCCAGCGGGCTGGCGCTCGGTCGCTTCGGATGGATCATGACCCTGACCTTTATCGCCACGGGATTTATCATGACTCTCTTCGCCCGCCGCCTCTTTCTGGACCTCAAGCCTGGCATTGCTTCCAAACTTGGTGCAACGCTGATGGCGTTCGCTGGTCTATTCCTCGCCGCCTTAGCCTTCACCACCGACCCGACGATTCGAGACTATCCCGCCACCTGGCATGGACGTTTGCATGACCTCTCATTTGTCTTGCTTGGTCTAAGTCTCTTTCCCGCCATGATCGTCCTCGGCTTCGCCTTCCGCGCCGATGAGCGTTGGAAGAACTTATCTCTTTATACATGGGGGACACTCGCTTTAGCAGGACCCGCCTTCTTCATCAAAGGCGCCGCGTTCTACCTCTTCCTGCTGGCGATTTTGGTGTGGAATGAGATCGCGGCGATCCGTTTGAATTCCCAATCCTAA
- a CDS encoding NAD(P)/FAD-dependent oxidoreductase, which produces MTSNNYDAIIIGGGHNGLVAGAYLARAGKKVVVLERRPIVGGAAVTEEIFPGYKFTEFSYVVSLLRPEIIRDLELPKHGLKILPLPSTFTPIENGDYLASWDDHDLTRRELYRHSPKDAEAYDEYARVMARAAKAIKPIINLIPPDPSSLSPRDLVGLLKVGQYAAGLSEKELYTIAKLATQSSADLLEEWFETDALKGTKAASGIIGTYLGPRSPGTAYVLLHHYMGEIDGAFRAWGFAKNGSGGVSGSIYNASQALGVEVRVNSSVQQVKVKGGRAVGVILENGDELDSKVVMSAADPKRTFLQFVEQKHLPDDFVTSIQNFRTRGSSGKVNIALSKLPNFTALPYGNPATGAGHGGANSVLHRGAVSISPSIDYIERAYDDAKYGQISKRPYLDMIFPSMIDPDMAPPGHHVMSCFVQYAPYDLEGGWTDQRRDELGEAVIATIEQYAPNIRECIVGMQVISPKDIERIAGITGGNIFHGELLLHQIFFLRPTPQWADFRTPLKGYYFGASGAHPGGGVMGAPGMLAAKEILKDGML; this is translated from the coding sequence ATGACATCAAACAATTATGACGCAATCATCATCGGCGGCGGTCACAACGGACTTGTGGCTGGCGCGTACCTTGCCCGCGCAGGCAAAAAAGTGGTCGTGCTCGAACGCCGACCCATCGTCGGCGGCGCGGCAGTGACCGAGGAAATTTTCCCCGGCTACAAGTTCACTGAATTTTCCTATGTGGTGAGTTTGCTGCGCCCGGAGATCATCCGCGATCTGGAACTGCCCAAGCACGGATTAAAAATCCTGCCGCTGCCTTCCACCTTCACTCCCATAGAAAATGGCGACTACCTCGCCTCCTGGGATGACCACGACCTGACCCGCCGCGAGTTGTATCGTCACTCGCCCAAAGACGCCGAAGCCTACGACGAGTACGCCCGCGTCATGGCGCGCGCCGCAAAAGCCATCAAGCCGATCATCAACCTCATCCCCCCCGATCCCTCATCCCTGAGTCCTCGTGACTTGGTTGGCTTGCTCAAAGTCGGTCAATACGCAGCGGGACTCTCCGAAAAAGAACTCTACACCATCGCCAAACTCGCCACGCAATCTTCCGCGGACTTGCTCGAAGAATGGTTCGAGACCGACGCGCTCAAAGGCACCAAAGCCGCCAGCGGCATCATCGGCACCTATCTCGGACCGCGCTCTCCCGGCACGGCGTATGTCTTGCTCCATCACTACATGGGCGAAATTGACGGCGCCTTCCGCGCCTGGGGTTTTGCCAAGAACGGTTCCGGCGGAGTCAGTGGCTCGATCTATAACGCGTCGCAAGCGCTTGGGGTGGAGGTCAGAGTCAACTCAAGCGTGCAGCAGGTCAAGGTCAAGGGTGGACGCGCTGTAGGTGTCATCCTCGAAAATGGCGATGAACTCGATTCCAAAGTCGTGATGTCCGCCGCCGACCCGAAGCGCACCTTCCTGCAATTTGTCGAGCAGAAACATCTGCCCGATGATTTTGTCACCTCGATTCAAAACTTCCGCACACGCGGTTCGTCGGGCAAGGTCAATATTGCTTTGAGCAAACTGCCGAACTTCACCGCGCTGCCATATGGCAACCCCGCAACAGGTGCGGGGCACGGCGGCGCGAACTCGGTTCTGCATCGCGGCGCGGTTTCGATCAGCCCGAGCATTGATTACATCGAACGCGCTTATGACGATGCGAAGTACGGGCAGATCTCGAAACGTCCCTATCTCGACATGATCTTCCCCTCGATGATCGACCCCGACATGGCGCCTCCCGGACATCACGTGATGTCTTGCTTCGTGCAGTACGCGCCCTACGACCTCGAAGGCGGCTGGACAGACCAACGCCGTGACGAACTCGGCGAAGCGGTCATCGCCACCATCGAGCAATACGCGCCGAACATCCGCGAGTGCATCGTGGGTATGCAGGTCATCTCGCCGAAAGACATCGAACGCATCGCGGGCATCACCGGCGGCAACATCTTCCACGGCGAACTGCTGCTGCACCAAATTTTCTTCCTGCGTCCCACCCCGCAATGGGCAGACTTCCGCACCCCGCTCAAAGGCTACTACTTCGGCGCGAGCGGCGCACACCCCGGCGGCGGCGTGATGGGCGCGCCCGGCATGTTGGCGGCAAAAGAAATTCTCAAGGACGGTATGCTATGA
- a CDS encoding DUF5519 family protein: MSIKGAQERITKAVTSWAGVTVQPHRFGGVEYVIGKREIGHIHGDHMVDIPFPKKVRDVLVAAGRAQPHHLLPETGWISFYLQQEDDVEKAIALFRESVEIAQKQKPKTIEV; the protein is encoded by the coding sequence ATGAGCATCAAAGGCGCACAGGAACGGATCACAAAGGCGGTCACATCCTGGGCAGGTGTGACAGTGCAACCGCATCGTTTCGGCGGCGTTGAGTATGTGATCGGCAAACGTGAAATCGGGCATATTCACGGCGACCACATGGTGGATATTCCCTTTCCGAAGAAAGTGCGCGATGTGCTCGTCGCCGCAGGACGTGCGCAGCCGCATCACCTTTTGCCGGAGACAGGTTGGATCAGTTTCTACCTCCAACAGGAAGACGATGTGGAAAAGGCAATAGCATTATTTCGTGAAAGTGTTGAGATCGCACAAAAACAAAAACCAAAAACTATAGAGGTATAA
- a CDS encoding NAD(P)/FAD-dependent oxidoreductase → MSHYDNIIIGAGHNGLVAAAYLAKQGKKVLVLERRSIVGGSVVTESFGDNFSVDSLHTGGTLRPDIIKDLKLASHGLQPDSAPQPFITLLADGSPLTLDAESIKRISEKDAASFPEFVRFMNKAAQIMDVTYSTIMPRLPMNFGFKEGYGLLEWALELKLAGRKDMLNFIRALPMTAQELVEEYFESEVVKVAICAVAIHGSTLSPMGAGTGYTLIHNWMNRGGLAHKNVGKAGEITTALANAVKAFGGEIRTEAEVTSIRVENQVAKGVVLANGEEISANVILSAADPKHTLLKLVGPRELPPEFVWHTQSIKMRGSVAKIHLQTNGNHGIPAGTVVLAPSIKYLEKAYDAAKYGEISEKPYLEVTTSGNTVSIHFQFAPYALKKSSWQVEGSKVEKLAIDILSEHFVNLKSSIVNSKTITPQDLEDTYGLTEGDLNHGQLMLDQFLFMRPIPGWSNHKTPIDNLYLCGSGVHGGGGVSGAAGRNVVRAVK, encoded by the coding sequence ATGAGCCACTACGACAACATCATCATCGGCGCGGGGCACAACGGACTTGTCGCTGCCGCCTATCTCGCCAAGCAAGGCAAAAAAGTTTTGGTTCTCGAACGCCGTTCCATCGTCGGCGGTTCGGTAGTCACAGAATCTTTTGGAGATAATTTTTCTGTGGACTCTCTCCACACCGGCGGGACTCTCCGCCCAGACATTATCAAAGACCTGAAACTCGCCTCTCACGGACTTCAGCCTGATTCTGCTCCCCAGCCTTTCATCACCCTGTTAGCGGATGGTTCCCCCCTCACGCTCGACGCCGAGTCCATCAAACGCATCTCCGAAAAAGACGCGGCGAGCTTCCCTGAATTTGTGCGCTTCATGAACAAAGCCGCGCAGATCATGGACGTGACCTACTCCACCATCATGCCGCGCCTGCCGATGAACTTTGGCTTCAAAGAAGGCTATGGCTTGCTCGAATGGGCACTTGAATTAAAACTCGCCGGTCGCAAAGACATGCTCAACTTCATCCGCGCCCTGCCGATGACCGCGCAAGAACTCGTGGAGGAATACTTCGAGTCCGAAGTTGTCAAAGTCGCGATTTGCGCCGTTGCCATTCACGGCTCGACGCTTAGTCCAATGGGCGCAGGCACCGGCTACACCCTCATCCACAATTGGATGAATCGCGGCGGGCTGGCTCACAAGAATGTTGGCAAAGCAGGCGAGATCACAACGGCTTTAGCGAATGCTGTCAAAGCCTTTGGCGGTGAAATTAGAACTGAGGCAGAAGTAACGAGTATCCGAGTGGAAAACCAAGTGGCGAAGGGCGTTGTTCTTGCCAACGGTGAAGAGATTTCCGCGAATGTCATTCTCTCCGCCGCAGACCCGAAACATACCCTGCTCAAACTCGTCGGTCCGCGCGAGTTGCCGCCCGAATTCGTCTGGCATACCCAGTCCATCAAAATGCGCGGATCGGTGGCGAAAATCCACTTACAGACCAACGGCAATCATGGCATCCCCGCAGGGACAGTCGTCCTCGCCCCATCCATCAAATATCTCGAAAAAGCCTACGACGCGGCGAAGTACGGCGAAATTTCCGAGAAACCCTATTTGGAAGTTACTACGTCGGGCAATACTGTTTCTATCCATTTCCAGTTTGCGCCGTATGCTTTGAAAAAGAGCAGTTGGCAGGTTGAAGGTTCGAAAGTTGAGAAGTTAGCGATTGACATACTTTCAGAACATTTCGTAAATCTGAAATCGTCAATCGTAAATTCAAAGACCATCACTCCTCAAGACCTAGAGGACACCTACGGTCTCACCGAAGGCGACCTCAACCACGGTCAACTCATGCTCGACCAGTTCCTGTTCATGCGTCCGATACCGGGCTGGTCGAACCACAAGACACCGATTGATAATTTGTATTTATGTGGCAGCGGAGTCCACGGCGGAGGCGGGGTCAGCGGCGCGGCGGGACGGAATGTGGTCCGAGCCGTGAAGTAA
- a CDS encoding NmrA/HSCARG family protein: MSNKLIAVTGATGQQGGAVARKLLAEGWQVRALTRDINKPAAHELKSLGAELVAGDMENRANLDAAFNGVYGVFSVQNFWLPNVGFEGEIKQGKAVADAAKAAGVKHLVYSSVGSAHRGMGQKHFESKWIIEQYIHTLGVPYTILRPVAFMDNHNWSRAYILSGTFSGNGTRPDKATQIIAVEDIGVFAALAFANPKEYLSKTLELAGDELTEPQLAEMFTKMIGRPVTLTAPTGGWGNASEEEMKAAYEFFNGKGYDADIAALRKLHPGLLTFEQYLLKNGWKNQQPIPIPEKNGWG, translated from the coding sequence ATGAGCAACAAACTTATCGCGGTAACAGGCGCCACCGGGCAACAAGGCGGCGCTGTAGCAAGAAAACTTTTGGCAGAAGGCTGGCAGGTCCGTGCATTGACGCGTGATATCAACAAGCCTGCGGCACATGAATTGAAATCGCTCGGCGCAGAACTCGTCGCAGGCGATATGGAAAACCGAGCCAACCTCGATGCCGCCTTCAATGGCGTCTACGGCGTCTTCAGCGTGCAGAACTTCTGGCTGCCGAACGTCGGCTTCGAAGGCGAGATCAAGCAAGGCAAAGCCGTTGCCGATGCCGCCAAAGCCGCAGGCGTGAAGCACTTGGTGTACTCTTCGGTCGGGTCGGCGCACCGCGGCATGGGACAGAAACATTTCGAGAGCAAGTGGATCATCGAACAATACATCCACACCCTTGGCGTGCCTTACACCATTTTGCGCCCTGTGGCATTCATGGACAACCATAACTGGAGCCGCGCGTACATTTTGAGCGGCACGTTCTCGGGCAATGGTACCCGTCCCGACAAAGCCACCCAGATCATTGCGGTTGAAGATATCGGCGTGTTTGCCGCCCTGGCATTCGCGAACCCCAAAGAATATCTCAGCAAGACCCTTGAACTGGCGGGTGATGAACTGACCGAGCCGCAACTTGCCGAGATGTTCACCAAGATGATCGGACGTCCTGTAACGCTGACCGCGCCAACCGGTGGATGGGGCAACGCCTCGGAGGAAGAAATGAAAGCCGCCTATGAATTCTTCAACGGCAAAGGCTACGATGCGGATATTGCCGCGCTTCGCAAACTTCACCCGGGTTTATTGACCTTTGAACAATATCTTCTCAAGAATGGCTGGAAGAACCAACAGCCGATCCCCATCCCTGAAAAGAATGGTTGGGGATAA
- a CDS encoding aminomethyl transferase family protein, with product MLNLNLKNTPFHERTSALCQPQNWRKWAGYFVVGSYEHVLDREYWAIRNSAALIDVSPLIKYIIKGKDAAALLHRVTTRDVHKMKVGQVAYTGWCDEEGKMIDDGTISRLEEQTFRLTAAEPNLRWLMMNAVGMDVSITEVTDDVAALSFQGPNTRKVLNKVVEKPVDELKYFRLMTNKIKGVEVTISRTGYTGDLGYEIWMDAKDALKVWDTLMESGSDYGITPVGILAMDMARVEAGLFMLDVDYTSASHAWIESQKSSPFELGLDWTVALDKPGYFVGRRALEKEKREGSAWKMVGLAVDWVGMEKLFSKVGLPPQIPGSAVRASLPVMVGGVQVGYASTSTWSPLLKTYIALAHLQKPYYEIGTDVTMEITVEHHRRQAPAKVVKLPFYEPEWKKR from the coding sequence ATGCTAAATCTCAACCTCAAAAACACCCCCTTCCACGAACGGACGTCCGCGTTGTGCCAGCCGCAGAATTGGCGCAAGTGGGCGGGCTATTTTGTCGTCGGCTCGTACGAGCATGTGCTCGACCGCGAGTATTGGGCGATCCGCAACTCGGCGGCGCTCATTGATGTCTCGCCGCTGATCAAGTACATCATCAAAGGCAAGGATGCGGCGGCTCTCCTTCACCGTGTCACCACCCGCGATGTCCACAAGATGAAAGTGGGACAAGTCGCCTACACCGGCTGGTGCGATGAAGAAGGCAAGATGATCGACGATGGCACGATCTCACGCCTCGAAGAGCAGACCTTTCGCCTGACTGCTGCGGAACCGAATCTGCGCTGGCTGATGATGAATGCGGTTGGCATGGATGTGTCCATCACCGAAGTAACCGATGACGTGGCGGCGCTCAGTTTTCAGGGACCAAATACCCGCAAGGTGCTGAACAAGGTGGTTGAGAAACCAGTGGACGAGTTGAAGTACTTCCGTTTGATGACCAACAAAATCAAAGGCGTGGAAGTGACCATCTCGCGCACCGGTTACACCGGCGACCTCGGCTACGAGATTTGGATGGACGCCAAAGATGCGCTCAAAGTATGGGACACCCTCATGGAGTCCGGTTCTGATTACGGCATTACCCCCGTTGGCATCCTCGCCATGGACATGGCACGCGTGGAAGCGGGTCTCTTCATGCTTGATGTCGATTACACCTCCGCTTCTCATGCATGGATCGAATCGCAGAAATCCTCTCCCTTCGAGTTGGGGCTCGATTGGACAGTTGCCCTCGATAAACCCGGTTACTTCGTCGGTCGCCGCGCGTTGGAAAAAGAAAAGCGCGAAGGCTCAGCCTGGAAGATGGTCGGCTTGGCAGTGGATTGGGTCGGCATGGAAAAATTATTCAGCAAGGTCGGCTTGCCGCCGCAAATCCCTGGCTCGGCAGTCCGCGCCAGTCTGCCTGTGATGGTGGGCGGTGTGCAGGTGGGGTATGCCTCCACGTCCACATGGTCGCCATTGCTCAAGACCTATATCGCCCTCGCGCATTTGCAGAAACCATATTACGAAATCGGCACCGATGTAACCATGGAAATCACAGTGGAACATCACCGCCGCCAAGCACCTGCAAAAGTGGTCAAACTGCCGTTCTACGAGCCGGAGTGGAAAAAACGTTAG
- a CDS encoding FAD-dependent oxidoreductase translates to MAKPAILTVDDDPSVLNSVERDLRLKYGQDYRILPVNSGKAALEYLIKLEQRGETVALFLVDQRMPEMSGTEFLAEAMKTFPHAKRVLLTAYADTKAAIDSINEVGLDYYLMKPWHPPEEKLYPVLDELLEDWRIHVRLPYEGIRVAGTLWSLASHEVKDFLTRHQIPYQWLDIEKDSNARSLVESATGETKLPVIFFPGGTTLIQPDLKSLADKVGLQTQAELPFYDVIVIGSGPAGLAAAVYAGSEGLKCLVIEKAAPGGQAGSSPKIENYLGFPAGISGDDLTRRAVSQAKRFGVEILSAQEAVQVGVKEAYRIVKLKDGTEISSHAVLIATGASFHTLKMPGAENLTGAGIYYGAAYTEAMNYMDKNVFVVGGANSAAQGAIYLSRFASRVTVLIRGHAPTASKYLVDALKENKKIEMLTDTDLIEVKGTNTLEGIVVTNTKRNETKSFDAAALFVFIGVRPQSQVVSGLVKCSDKGYILTGPDVMEEKSPPRGWTLDRDPFLLETSTPGIFAAGDVRYGTNHRVASAVGEGAIAYALIKEYLKGL, encoded by the coding sequence ATGGCAAAGCCAGCGATCCTGACCGTTGATGACGATCCATCAGTTCTCAACTCTGTTGAACGCGACTTGCGCTTGAAGTATGGACAGGACTATCGCATTCTCCCCGTCAACTCCGGCAAAGCTGCATTGGAATATTTGATTAAACTCGAACAGCGCGGCGAAACCGTCGCGCTGTTTTTGGTCGACCAGCGCATGCCGGAAATGAGCGGCACGGAATTTTTGGCTGAGGCGATGAAGACCTTCCCGCATGCCAAACGGGTCTTGCTCACTGCATATGCAGATACAAAAGCAGCAATTGATTCGATCAACGAAGTGGGGCTTGATTATTATTTGATGAAACCCTGGCATCCTCCCGAGGAAAAACTGTATCCGGTTCTCGACGAGTTATTGGAGGATTGGAGGATTCATGTTCGACTGCCGTATGAAGGCATCCGAGTCGCCGGGACGTTATGGTCGCTTGCAAGCCATGAGGTGAAGGATTTCCTCACGCGGCATCAGATTCCCTATCAATGGCTCGATATCGAAAAGGATTCAAACGCGCGAAGCCTGGTCGAAAGCGCGACCGGTGAAACAAAACTTCCCGTCATCTTCTTTCCCGGTGGGACAACTCTCATCCAGCCGGACTTGAAATCGCTGGCGGATAAAGTCGGATTGCAAACGCAGGCGGAACTTCCGTTTTATGATGTGATCGTGATCGGGAGCGGTCCCGCCGGGCTGGCAGCGGCTGTGTATGCAGGCTCCGAAGGCTTGAAATGTCTCGTCATCGAAAAAGCCGCGCCGGGCGGGCAGGCGGGCTCGAGCCCGAAGATCGAAAATTATCTCGGCTTTCCGGCTGGCATCTCGGGCGATGATCTCACGCGCCGCGCGGTCTCGCAGGCAAAACGATTCGGCGTGGAAATTTTATCGGCGCAGGAGGCAGTTCAGGTCGGAGTCAAAGAGGCGTATCGGATCGTCAAGTTAAAGGATGGGACGGAGATTTCGTCTCATGCGGTATTGATCGCAACAGGCGCGTCGTTCCACACTTTGAAGATGCCCGGCGCGGAGAATCTTACCGGTGCGGGAATCTATTACGGCGCGGCGTACACCGAAGCGATGAACTACATGGATAAAAATGTCTTTGTCGTGGGCGGCGCGAACTCGGCGGCGCAGGGCGCGATCTATCTCAGCCGTTTTGCGAGCAGGGTCACGGTGCTGATCCGCGGACACGCCCCCACTGCGTCGAAATATCTTGTCGATGCGCTGAAAGAAAACAAGAAGATAGAGATGCTGACGGATACGGATTTGATCGAGGTGAAGGGTACGAACACGCTCGAAGGGATCGTCGTCACGAATACCAAGAGGAACGAAACGAAGTCTTTCGATGCCGCGGCTTTGTTCGTTTTCATCGGCGTGCGTCCGCAAAGCCAGGTCGTTTCGGGATTGGTGAAGTGCAGCGACAAGGGATATATCCTCACGGGACCCGATGTGATGGAAGAAAAATCCCCGCCTCGCGGCTGGACCCTCGACCGGGATCCGTTTCTGTTGGAGACATCCACACCGGGGATTTTTGCCGCAGGCGATGTGCGCTATGGAACAAACCATCGGGTCGCTTCGGCGGTCGGCGAAGGCGCGATCGCCTATGCGTTGATCAAGGAATATTTGAAGGGATTGTAA